The Microcoleus sp. FACHB-831 genome has a window encoding:
- a CDS encoding Npun_R2479 family HD domain-containing metalloprotein, protein MFNPTEVLIDNFVECLKNGYRRNYGGLRPDYADIIGWAGNMALENIANSDALYHNIEHTIFVTLVGQEILRGKHIREGGVSCEDWLHCMISLLCHDIGYVKGVCKQDQVSIGLYAKGLDNAMILLPVGCTDASLTPYHVDRGKLFIDERFGGHKLIDAEVIKRNIELTRFPAPADKDHQDTINYPGLVRAADLIGQLSDPRYLQKISALFYEFEETGINQALGYRTPGDLRKNYPKFYWNVIYPYIQNALRYLELTQEGKQFLANLYANVFVVEHEPRIYANDKVTNAMPAGELVHRF, encoded by the coding sequence ATGTTTAACCCCACAGAAGTCCTGATCGATAACTTTGTTGAGTGCCTAAAAAATGGCTACCGCCGCAATTATGGCGGACTCCGACCAGACTATGCAGACATCATCGGCTGGGCAGGAAACATGGCTCTAGAAAATATCGCCAACAGCGATGCTTTGTATCACAACATCGAGCATACAATTTTTGTCACCTTAGTAGGACAGGAAATTCTACGGGGCAAACACATCCGCGAGGGTGGTGTTTCCTGCGAAGACTGGTTGCACTGCATGATTTCTTTGTTGTGCCATGATATCGGGTATGTAAAAGGCGTTTGTAAGCAAGACCAAGTATCAATTGGATTGTATGCTAAAGGTCTAGACAATGCGATGATTTTACTGCCTGTTGGCTGTACAGATGCCAGCTTAACTCCTTATCATGTCGATCGGGGCAAACTGTTTATCGATGAGCGTTTTGGCGGTCACAAATTAATTGATGCCGAAGTAATTAAGCGCAACATTGAACTAACTCGTTTTCCCGCGCCAGCAGATAAGGATCACCAAGACACTATTAACTATCCCGGCTTAGTTCGCGCCGCCGATTTGATTGGTCAACTCAGCGATCCGCGCTACTTACAAAAAATTAGTGCTTTGTTCTACGAATTTGAAGAAACGGGGATTAATCAAGCGTTGGGCTACCGCACTCCTGGAGACTTGCGGAAGAACTATCCGAAGTTTTACTGGAATGTGATTTATCCCTACATTCAAAATGCATTGCGTTACTTGGAATTGACGCAAGAGGGAAAACAATTTTTGGCTAACCTTTATGCGAATGTGTTTGTGGTGGAACACGAACCAAGAATTTATGCCAATGATAAGGTAACGAACGCGATGCCCGCCGGGGAATTAGTTCACCGCTTTTAA